In Pseudomonadota bacterium, the following proteins share a genomic window:
- a CDS encoding IS630 family transposase (programmed frameshift), with product MAAPYSMDLRERVVAAVASGLSRRAAAAQFQVSESSAIRWTRRKAETGSPAALPMGGKRPFVLAAEADWVLARLREKPDITLNALLGELHARGVKVSYYGVWHFVTRAGLSFKKSLHASEQDRPDVARRRVRWRKHQGQLDPRRLIFIDETWVKTNMTRTHGRCAVGQRLVAKVPHGHWKTLTFVAALRCDGVTAPCVFDGPINARSFLAYVTRFLVPTLRPGDIVVIDNLGSHKGAAVRRAIRAAGAYLFFLPPYSPDMNPIEQVFAKLKALLRKAAARSIEDVTIAIGSLLDEFSAQECANYFVNSGYAPT from the exons ATGGCAGCTCCGTATTCAATGGACCTTCGCGAACGGGTGGTTGCCGCGGTTGCGTCCGGGCTGAGCCGGCGGGCAGCGGCCGCGCAGTTTCAGGTCAGTGAGTCCTCAGCAATCCGCTGGACGCGTCGCAAGGCGGAGACGGGCAGCCCGGCTGCCCTGCCGATGGGCGGCAAGCGACCGTTCGTTTTGGCTGCCGAGGCCGATTGGGTGCTGGCTCGGCTGCGCGAGAAGCCGGACATCACCCTCAATGCCCTGCTGGGCGAGTTGCACGCGCGTGGCGTGAAGGTAAGCTACTATGGGGTCTGGCATTTCGTGACCCGGGCCGGGCTGAGCTTT AAAAAAAGCCTGCACGCCAGCGAACAGGATCGTCCGGACGTGGCCCGTCGACGGGTGCGCTGGCGCAAGCACCAGGGACAGCTTGATCCCCGCCGTCTGATCTTCATCGACGAGACCTGGGTCAAGACCAACATGACCCGCACGCACGGGCGCTGCGCGGTGGGGCAGCGCCTGGTCGCCAAAGTGCCGCACGGGCACTGGAAGACGCTGACCTTCGTGGCTGCCCTGCGGTGCGACGGCGTGACCGCGCCCTGCGTGTTCGACGGCCCAATCAACGCTCGCAGCTTTCTGGCCTACGTCACCCGCTTTCTGGTGCCGACGCTGCGACCAGGCGACATTGTGGTCATCGACAATCTCGGCAGCCACAAGGGCGCTGCGGTGCGCCGCGCCATCCGCGCCGCCGGCGCCTACTTGTTCTTCCTGCCGCCCTACAGCCCAGACATGAACCCCATCGAACAGGTCTTCGCCAAGCTCAAGGCCCTCCTGCGCAAGGCGGCCGCCCGCTCGATCGAGGACGTCACCATCGCCATCGGCAGTCTTCTCGACGAGTTTTCCGCCCAGGAATGCGCCAACTACTTCGTCAACTCAGGATATGCGCCAACTTAG
- a CDS encoding enoyl-CoA hydratase: protein MTAQKQPQADEPLVLREIDAGILTLTLNRPAQRNPLSTAMMASLQAELDRAAGDASIRVVVLAGAGPAFSAGHDLRELKARPEEPFYRSVFQQCSRLMLTITLLPKPVIARVHGVATAAGCQLVATADLAVASQGARFATPGVNIGLFCSTPMVALSRAVGRKAAMEMLLTGELIDADAAKALGLVNRVVPPAELESATATLARQIAAKSPLVLKIGKEAFYRQREMGLEDAYAYASEVMTRNMLAADASEGIDAFIGKRAPVWCGR, encoded by the coding sequence ATGACCGCACAGAAGCAGCCGCAGGCGGACGAGCCCCTGGTGCTCCGGGAGATCGATGCCGGGATCTTGACCCTCACCCTCAACCGCCCGGCGCAGCGTAATCCCTTGTCGACGGCGATGATGGCGAGCCTCCAGGCCGAGCTCGACCGGGCGGCGGGCGATGCTTCGATCCGCGTGGTGGTGCTGGCGGGCGCCGGCCCTGCCTTCTCCGCCGGTCACGATCTGCGCGAGCTCAAGGCCAGACCGGAAGAGCCGTTCTACAGATCGGTCTTCCAGCAATGCTCGCGGCTGATGCTGACCATCACCCTGCTGCCGAAGCCGGTGATCGCCCGCGTGCATGGGGTGGCCACCGCCGCCGGCTGCCAGCTCGTCGCCACGGCGGACCTCGCGGTCGCTTCGCAAGGCGCGCGCTTCGCCACACCGGGGGTCAATATCGGGTTGTTCTGCTCGACGCCGATGGTGGCCTTGAGCCGCGCCGTCGGCCGCAAAGCGGCGATGGAGATGCTGCTCACGGGCGAGCTCATCGATGCGGACGCGGCCAAGGCCCTCGGCCTCGTCAACCGTGTGGTCCCGCCGGCGGAGCTCGAGAGCGCGACCGCGACGCTCGCCCGCCAGATCGCGGCCAAATCGCCGCTCGTGCTCAAGATCGGCAAGGAGGCGTTCTATCGCCAGCGAGAGATGGGCTTGGAAGACGCCTACGCCTATGCGAGCGAGGTCATGACCCGCAACATGCTGGCCGCCGATGCCAGCGAAGGCATCGATGCCTTTATCGGCAAGCGCGCGCCGGTCTGGTGCGGGCGGTAG
- a CDS encoding GntR family transcriptional regulator yields MAAVRLAIDPIEAEPSFGDRAYAALKRAITSVDIYATRDEIRLDERQLSHSLGISRTPIREALNRLEQEGFIRSVPRRGMFIVRKTKPEILDIIHVWAALESMAARLITLHATDEEIASLRRLFTNFEDQEPRLHIDEYSEANIRFHQAIVNLSKNKVLIDTMENLFVHMRSIRRRTISEDDRVTRSIIDHMNIIEALEKRQTERAEQLVRRHSLDLATHVEKHVDYLD; encoded by the coding sequence ATGGCTGCGGTGAGATTGGCCATCGATCCGATCGAGGCCGAACCCAGCTTTGGCGACCGCGCTTATGCGGCGCTCAAGCGCGCGATCACGAGCGTGGATATCTATGCGACCCGCGACGAGATCCGGTTGGACGAGCGCCAACTCTCGCACAGCCTCGGGATCAGCCGCACGCCGATCCGCGAAGCGCTGAATCGGCTGGAGCAGGAAGGTTTCATCCGCTCAGTGCCGCGCCGCGGCATGTTCATCGTCCGTAAGACCAAGCCCGAGATCCTCGATATCATCCACGTGTGGGCCGCGCTCGAGAGCATGGCGGCGCGTTTGATCACCCTGCACGCGACGGACGAGGAGATCGCAAGTCTGCGCCGGCTGTTCACCAATTTCGAGGACCAAGAGCCGCGCCTCCACATCGACGAGTACTCCGAGGCCAATATCCGCTTCCATCAGGCCATCGTTAACCTCAGCAAGAACAAGGTTCTGATCGACACGATGGAGAACCTGTTCGTGCACATGCGCTCGATCCGACGGCGGACGATTTCGGAAGACGACCGAGTGACGCGCTCGATCATCGATCATATGAACATCATCGAAGCACTGGAGAAGCGCCAGACGGAGCGCGCGGAGCAACTGGTGCGCCGGCATAGCCTCGACCTTGCCACGCACGTGGAAAAGCACGTCGATTACCTGGATTGA
- the rpsI gene encoding 30S ribosomal protein S9, which yields MAELKEALRSLKAEEAVVAAQETQPKIDAQGRAYSTGRRKNAVARVWIKPGIGRFTVNGRESEVYFARPVLRMLLSQPFESANRKNQFDVWCTVVGGGLSGQAGAVRHGISRALSLYEPSLRAVLKRGGFLTRDSRVVERKKYGKAKARRSFQFSKR from the coding sequence ATGGCGGAGCTGAAGGAAGCGCTCAGGAGCCTCAAGGCCGAGGAGGCGGTCGTTGCCGCTCAGGAGACGCAGCCGAAGATCGACGCCCAGGGCCGTGCCTACTCCACCGGCCGGCGCAAGAACGCCGTGGCGCGGGTCTGGATCAAGCCCGGCATCGGCCGTTTCACCGTCAATGGCCGCGAGAGCGAGGTGTATTTCGCCCGGCCGGTTCTGCGCATGCTGCTGAGCCAGCCCTTCGAGTCGGCCAACCGCAAGAACCAGTTCGACGTTTGGTGCACCGTCGTCGGCGGCGGTCTCTCGGGCCAAGCCGGCGCCGTCCGCCACGGCATCAGCCGGGCACTCAGCCTGTACGAACCGTCGCTCCGGGCGGTTTTGAAGCGCGGCGGCTTTCTCACCCGCGACAGCCGCGTGGTCGAGCGCAAGAAATACGGCAAGGCCAAAGCCCGCCGCAGCTTCCAGTTCTCCAAGCGCTAA
- a CDS encoding GNAT family N-acetyltransferase, protein MAVPADAKQLFELRRKSIAALTPKGMSVSQAEIWAATLTLFGMEQKLREMEIWVVELNDTVVGWGAIRGDRLEGLYTDPEFAGRGVATELLGRLEALMRERGVPTIRADASSNAEEFYLRRGYEPVGLRQPEETRAIIKRLT, encoded by the coding sequence TTGGCCGTGCCCGCCGATGCGAAGCAGCTATTCGAGCTGCGACGAAAATCCATCGCAGCCCTCACGCCAAAAGGGATGTCCGTTTCGCAAGCCGAAATCTGGGCAGCGACTCTCACTCTCTTCGGGATGGAGCAAAAGCTTCGTGAAATGGAAATATGGGTCGTCGAGCTAAATGATACGGTCGTGGGATGGGGTGCAATTCGTGGCGACCGGTTGGAGGGACTGTATACCGACCCGGAATTCGCTGGCCGAGGCGTCGCGACAGAACTGCTGGGCAGGCTCGAAGCGCTGATGCGAGAGCGGGGCGTTCCGACAATACGCGCTGACGCAAGTTCGAACGCCGAGGAATTCTATCTTCGACGTGGCTATGAACCGGTCGGCCTTCGCCAACCCGAAGAGACGCGAGCGATCATAAAACGGCTGACCTAG
- the rplM gene encoding 50S ribosomal protein L13, with the protein MRTTMKTYSAKPAEVQKKWVLVDAEGVVLGRLASVLASRLRGKHLPTFTPHVDCGDNIIVINAEKVKLTGKKLADKVFHWHTGHPGGVKERTMAQRLGGRFPERVVIKAVERMITRGPLGRKQMGNLKVYAGPEHPHEAQKPEVLDVAGMNPKNKRSI; encoded by the coding sequence ATGAGGACCACAATGAAGACCTACTCCGCCAAGCCGGCCGAGGTCCAAAAGAAGTGGGTGTTGGTCGACGCCGAGGGCGTCGTGCTGGGCCGTCTGGCTTCCGTGCTCGCCAGCCGGCTGCGCGGCAAGCATCTGCCCACCTTCACCCCGCATGTCGATTGCGGCGACAACATCATCGTCATCAATGCCGAGAAGGTGAAGCTCACCGGCAAGAAGCTCGCCGACAAGGTATTCCATTGGCACACCGGCCATCCCGGCGGCGTCAAGGAGCGCACCATGGCGCAGCGGCTGGGCGGACGGTTCCCCGAGCGCGTCGTCATCAAGGCGGTGGAGCGGATGATCACCCGGGGACCTTTGGGTCGCAAGCAGATGGGCAATCTCAAGGTCTATGCCGGGCCGGAGCATCCGCACGAGGCGCAGAAGCCGGAGGTGCTCGACGTGGCGGGCATGAATCCGAAGAACAAGAGGAGCATCTGA
- a CDS encoding multidrug efflux SMR transporter: protein MAWIYLTIAGLFEIAWAIGLKFTDGWTKVWPSVATILAMLGSVAFLGPAAKVLPIGTAYAVWTGIGATGVAILGMLWFGESRAPLRLLCIAAIVAGIVGLKLAESGT from the coding sequence ATGGCGTGGATCTATCTGACGATCGCCGGGCTGTTCGAGATCGCCTGGGCCATCGGCCTCAAATTCACCGATGGCTGGACCAAGGTGTGGCCGAGCGTGGCCACCATCCTCGCCATGCTGGGCAGCGTCGCTTTTCTGGGGCCGGCGGCGAAGGTGCTGCCGATCGGCACGGCCTATGCGGTGTGGACCGGCATCGGCGCCACCGGCGTGGCCATCCTTGGCATGCTCTGGTTCGGGGAGTCGCGGGCGCCGCTGCGCCTCCTCTGCATCGCCGCCATCGTTGCCGGCATCGTCGGCCTCAAGCTGGCCGAGTCCGGCACATGA
- a CDS encoding PaaI family thioesterase — MNRAKLKSAISIAAFDELIRRELPFAAESGIKVEKLEAGAARVRLPVHGRLLRPGGTISGPAMMGLADFTMYAVVMSRLGPAKHVVTTNLNANFLRRPAPVDLIAEGRLIKLGKRLAYGEVTLYSEGDDEPVCHVTSTYSIPPQDGSTGAS, encoded by the coding sequence ATGAACCGGGCCAAGTTGAAGAGCGCCATCAGCATTGCTGCATTCGACGAGCTCATACGCCGCGAGCTGCCCTTTGCGGCGGAGTCCGGAATCAAGGTCGAGAAGCTCGAGGCTGGGGCGGCCAGGGTGAGGCTGCCGGTGCATGGAAGGCTGCTCAGGCCCGGAGGCACCATCAGCGGGCCGGCGATGATGGGGCTGGCGGACTTCACCATGTATGCGGTGGTGATGAGCCGGCTCGGACCGGCCAAGCACGTGGTCACCACCAATCTCAATGCGAATTTCCTGCGCCGGCCGGCGCCGGTGGATCTCATTGCCGAAGGCCGGCTCATCAAGCTCGGCAAGCGCTTGGCCTATGGCGAGGTGACGCTCTACTCCGAGGGCGACGACGAGCCGGTCTGCCACGTCACCTCGACCTATTCGATCCCGCCGCAGGACGGCTCGACGGGCGCAAGTTAA
- a CDS encoding MFS transporter, whose protein sequence is MSQTILSSPARSLSRATMLLVVTGAILSISTGLRQSFGLFLPPLLSLGVSASAFSFAIALQSIVWGLSQPLIGMLADRYGTRPVLMGSALIYGVGLLVMSLSANPLTLDLGGGLLAGLGVAGTGLGVVMGAVSRSVEPSRRSQAVGAVAAVGSLGTFLLAPLGQWLIADFGWQAALVVSAGIAGAMAVLGLAIGPDQRPETTAASRVEDEQDLGTVLRAAARHPGYLAMTAAFFACGFQLMFITVHLPSYLALCGISPGVGASALGVIGLCNAVGSYVVGQLGARYSQKRLLALIYLFRTLAIIVFLALPISPASTLIFAGVMGFLWLSVSPLVSGLVDKVFGLKHFGTLYGFVFLSHQVGSFCGVLLGGITFDLSGSYGWAWVWLIAIGILAFLLQWPMDDRPPSERARDDRMRLRPAVESVR, encoded by the coding sequence ATGTCGCAGACGATTTTGTCCTCGCCCGCCCGCTCCCTGTCCCGCGCCACCATGCTACTCGTCGTCACCGGTGCGATCCTGTCGATCAGCACCGGCTTGCGCCAGAGCTTCGGCTTGTTTCTGCCGCCGCTCCTGAGCCTGGGCGTCTCGGCTTCGGCCTTCAGTTTCGCCATCGCGCTGCAGAGCATCGTCTGGGGCCTAAGCCAGCCGCTCATCGGCATGCTCGCCGATCGATACGGCACGAGGCCGGTGCTGATGGGCTCGGCTCTCATTTATGGCGTGGGATTGCTGGTCATGTCGCTCAGCGCCAACCCGCTCACCCTCGATCTGGGCGGCGGCCTCCTCGCTGGGCTCGGTGTCGCCGGCACCGGGCTCGGCGTGGTCATGGGGGCGGTCTCGCGCTCGGTCGAGCCCAGCCGCCGCAGCCAGGCGGTCGGCGCTGTCGCCGCCGTCGGCTCGCTCGGCACCTTTCTCCTGGCGCCCTTGGGACAATGGCTGATCGCCGATTTCGGCTGGCAGGCTGCGCTTGTCGTATCAGCAGGCATCGCTGGCGCGATGGCGGTGTTGGGCCTCGCCATCGGACCGGACCAGCGGCCGGAGACGACCGCCGCCTCGCGGGTCGAGGACGAGCAGGATCTCGGCACCGTGCTCCGCGCCGCGGCACGGCATCCCGGTTATTTGGCCATGACGGCGGCGTTTTTCGCCTGCGGCTTCCAGCTCATGTTCATCACCGTGCATCTGCCGTCCTACTTGGCGCTCTGTGGCATATCGCCGGGAGTGGGTGCCAGCGCGCTCGGCGTGATCGGGCTCTGCAACGCCGTCGGCTCCTACGTGGTCGGCCAGCTCGGCGCCCGCTACAGCCAGAAGCGGCTGCTGGCCCTCATCTATCTCTTCCGCACGCTGGCGATCATCGTCTTCCTGGCTCTGCCCATTAGTCCGGCTTCGACGCTGATCTTCGCCGGCGTCATGGGGTTCCTCTGGCTCAGCGTCTCGCCCCTGGTCAGCGGGCTGGTCGACAAGGTATTCGGCTTGAAGCATTTCGGCACGCTCTATGGCTTCGTCTTCCTCAGCCATCAGGTCGGCTCGTTCTGCGGCGTGCTCTTGGGCGGGATCACCTTCGATTTGAGCGGCTCCTATGGCTGGGCCTGGGTGTGGCTGATCGCCATCGGGATTCTTGCCTTTCTCCTGCAATGGCCGATGGACGATCGTCCGCCTTCCGAGCGGGCGCGCGATGATCGGATGCGCCTTCGCCCCGCAGTGGAGTCGGTCCGCTAG
- a CDS encoding IS21 family transposase, with the protein MDSRKDGHAQAAAAARAGFSERTGRRIDGTPVLPSQLDRTRRYRTRQDPFAEVWRAELVPMLTAMPSLRATTLLEELQRRHPTRYPDRMLRSLQRRVAHWRATEGPERELIFRQEHPPGLQALSDFTDGGRLGVTLGGAPFPHLLYHFWLTFSGWQYVKAICGGESFTALTEGVQEALWQLGGVPRTHRTDRLSAAYRNLSSRDDEAARYAEFCRHYGMEPTRNNAGVSHENGAVEAAHGHLKTGLDEALELRGARDFPDLAAYQAFLQEFIARKNARRREEVVVELAALLPLPPHRTTDFSSATVTVTRSGTIAVRNVLYTVPSRLVGCRVKVHIYDDRLVCYLGTTPVLTVARRYFKRNGPRQRVVDYRHLIGALIRKPQAFRRSVFRDELFPSSIFRRAWETLDQRLDPRKACRVYVGLLHLAAMQGCEAVLAAHLAAVLDAGGTPDLEVARAAVVPPVRAAAPTVMVPPPDLAVYDELLRLPVLGDAA; encoded by the coding sequence ATGGACTCACGCAAAGACGGGCACGCCCAGGCGGCCGCGGCGGCGCGCGCCGGTTTCAGCGAGCGCACCGGGCGGCGGATTGACGGCACTCCGGTGCTGCCGAGCCAGCTCGACCGGACGCGGCGCTATCGCACCCGCCAGGATCCCTTCGCCGAGGTCTGGCGCGCGGAGCTGGTGCCGATGCTCACCGCGATGCCGAGCCTGCGGGCAACGACGCTGCTCGAAGAGCTACAGCGGCGCCATCCTACACGCTATCCCGACCGCATGCTGCGCTCCTTGCAGCGTCGAGTGGCTCATTGGCGGGCGACCGAGGGCCCGGAACGGGAGCTGATCTTTCGTCAGGAGCATCCACCGGGCCTGCAAGCGCTATCGGATTTCACCGACGGCGGCCGGCTTGGCGTCACTCTCGGCGGGGCGCCGTTTCCCCATTTGCTCTATCATTTCTGGCTCACCTTCAGCGGCTGGCAATACGTCAAGGCGATCTGCGGCGGGGAGAGCTTCACCGCGCTCACCGAAGGCGTTCAGGAGGCGCTCTGGCAGCTCGGCGGGGTGCCGCGCACGCATCGCACCGACCGGCTCTCGGCTGCCTACCGCAACCTCTCCAGCCGCGACGACGAGGCGGCGCGCTATGCCGAGTTCTGTCGCCATTACGGCATGGAGCCGACCCGCAACAACGCCGGCGTCAGCCACGAGAATGGTGCGGTCGAGGCCGCGCACGGCCATCTGAAGACCGGTCTCGACGAAGCACTCGAACTGCGCGGCGCGCGGGATTTTCCCGACCTGGCTGCCTATCAGGCTTTCCTCCAGGAGTTCATCGCCCGCAAGAACGCTCGGCGGCGCGAAGAGGTTGTCGTCGAGCTGGCCGCGCTCCTCCCGCTGCCGCCGCACCGCACCACGGATTTCTCGAGCGCCACCGTCACCGTGACGCGCTCGGGCACGATCGCGGTGCGCAATGTTCTCTACACCGTGCCCTCGCGCCTGGTCGGCTGCCGGGTCAAGGTGCACATTTATGACGATCGCCTGGTCTGCTACCTCGGCACCACGCCGGTGCTGACCGTGGCCCGACGCTACTTCAAGCGCAACGGACCGCGCCAGCGCGTCGTCGATTATCGCCACCTGATCGGTGCGCTGATCAGAAAGCCCCAGGCCTTCCGGCGCTCGGTGTTCCGCGACGAGCTGTTCCCGAGCTCGATCTTTCGCCGCGCCTGGGAGACGCTCGATCAACGGCTCGATCCGCGCAAGGCGTGCCGGGTGTATGTCGGGCTGCTTCACCTCGCCGCCATGCAGGGCTGCGAGGCGGTGCTCGCCGCTCACCTCGCCGCCGTGCTCGACGCCGGCGGGACACCCGATCTCGAAGTGGCGCGCGCCGCCGTGGTCCCGCCGGTCCGCGCCGCCGCACCCACGGTGATGGTCCCGCCGCCCGATCTCGCCGTCTACGACGAGCTGCTGCGGCTGCCGGTCCTGGGAGATGCCGCATGA
- the oxlT gene encoding oxalate/formate MFS antiporter: MTVAPQAQVRALASDTTRWGQLIIGITCMVMIANLQYGWTLFVTPIDQKYHWGRAAIQVAFTIFVVTETWLVPLEGYLIDRFGPKVMVSGSGVLVAIAWMINAYADSLTLLYLGAAIGGVGAGVVYGASVGNALKWFPDRRGLAAGLTAAGFGAGSALTVVPIANMIGSSGYEAAFWWFGIGQGLIVVVVALLMRAPERGEVPAPTAPAVQQTRRDYGPAEVLKTVPFWVMYVMFVMVGTGGLMAIAQLAPMARDFKVDAIPVAILGLTLPALQFALSIDRILNGICRPFFGWVSDHIGRENTMFIAFLIEGIGIYALIQFAADPLAFVLLSGLVFFAWGEIYSLFPATCTDLYGRTYATTNYGMLYTAKGTAALLVPLGNVLTTATGSWTAVFIIAAILNIVAAIMALVVLKPMRQRAMAKG, encoded by the coding sequence ATGACGGTCGCGCCTCAGGCACAGGTTCGCGCGCTTGCGTCCGATACGACGCGGTGGGGTCAGCTGATTATCGGCATCACCTGCATGGTGATGATCGCGAATCTGCAATATGGCTGGACACTCTTCGTCACTCCGATCGATCAGAAGTACCACTGGGGTCGGGCCGCGATCCAAGTCGCCTTCACCATCTTCGTCGTCACAGAAACCTGGCTGGTGCCGCTCGAGGGCTACCTCATCGATCGGTTCGGTCCGAAGGTGATGGTCTCCGGTTCCGGTGTCCTGGTCGCGATCGCGTGGATGATCAACGCCTATGCCGACTCGCTGACTCTGCTCTATCTCGGCGCGGCCATCGGTGGCGTCGGTGCGGGCGTCGTCTACGGCGCTTCGGTGGGCAACGCGCTGAAATGGTTCCCGGACCGCCGCGGTCTCGCCGCTGGTCTAACCGCGGCCGGCTTCGGTGCGGGTTCGGCGCTGACGGTCGTGCCGATTGCGAACATGATCGGATCGAGCGGCTACGAAGCGGCATTCTGGTGGTTCGGTATCGGCCAGGGCCTCATCGTCGTTGTCGTGGCGCTGCTCATGCGCGCGCCCGAGCGGGGCGAAGTCCCAGCGCCGACGGCGCCGGCGGTGCAGCAGACAAGGCGGGATTACGGACCGGCAGAGGTGCTGAAGACGGTGCCGTTCTGGGTCATGTATGTGATGTTCGTCATGGTCGGAACCGGCGGACTGATGGCGATCGCTCAGCTCGCGCCGATGGCCAGGGATTTCAAGGTCGACGCCATTCCCGTGGCGATCCTCGGCCTGACGCTGCCGGCCTTGCAGTTTGCTCTTTCGATCGATCGCATATTGAACGGCATCTGCCGGCCGTTCTTCGGCTGGGTGTCCGACCATATTGGGCGTGAGAACACGATGTTCATCGCCTTCCTGATCGAAGGCATCGGCATCTACGCGCTCATACAGTTCGCAGCCGATCCGTTGGCTTTCGTGCTTCTGTCGGGGCTGGTGTTCTTTGCTTGGGGCGAGATCTATTCCTTGTTCCCGGCGACCTGCACCGACCTCTATGGCCGCACCTATGCCACCACCAATTACGGGATGCTCTATACAGCGAAGGGGACGGCGGCGCTCCTGGTGCCGCTGGGGAATGTGCTGACCACGGCGACCGGAAGCTGGACGGCGGTGTTCATCATCGCCGCGATCCTCAATATCGTCGCCGCGATCATGGCTCTGGTCGTGCTGAAGCCGATGCGGCAACGGGCGATGGCGAAAGGATGA
- a CDS encoding TetR/AcrR family transcriptional regulator produces MQERILATADRLFYRQGIRAVGVDTIAAAIGISKRTLYNHFPSKDALVLAYLRRRFWRKPPSDAPAAEQILGDFDRLERLFQSKEFRGCPFVNSVAELGEPGHETNKVAIAFKEERRLWFRELLTKLGVADPDGLAMQLHLLVEGAIAAALVRGDPKVASAAREAARMLLMAAGVQISPAASRSGKQRPKRLAPMRLRGRRA; encoded by the coding sequence ATGCAAGAGCGAATTCTGGCGACGGCCGACCGGCTGTTCTACCGTCAGGGGATCCGCGCGGTCGGCGTCGACACCATCGCCGCCGCGATCGGCATCAGCAAGCGCACGCTTTACAATCACTTCCCCTCCAAGGACGCCCTGGTGCTGGCCTATCTCCGGCGCCGGTTCTGGCGGAAGCCGCCATCCGATGCGCCAGCAGCCGAGCAGATCCTGGGCGACTTCGACCGGCTTGAACGGCTGTTCCAGAGCAAGGAGTTTCGCGGCTGTCCCTTCGTGAACTCGGTCGCCGAACTCGGCGAACCCGGGCACGAGACCAACAAAGTCGCCATCGCGTTCAAGGAGGAGCGACGCTTGTGGTTTCGCGAACTCCTGACGAAGCTCGGAGTCGCCGACCCCGACGGGCTGGCCATGCAGCTGCACCTCCTGGTCGAAGGCGCCATCGCCGCGGCACTGGTACGCGGCGATCCGAAGGTCGCGAGCGCCGCGCGGGAGGCGGCGCGGATGTTGTTGATGGCTGCCGGCGTTCAAATCTCCCCGGCGGCTTCGCGCTCGGGCAAGCAGCGTCCGAAGCGCCTGGCTCCAATGAGGCTACGCGGCCGCAGAGCGTGA